A single genomic interval of Argopecten irradians isolate NY chromosome 8, Ai_NY, whole genome shotgun sequence harbors:
- the LOC138329091 gene encoding acetylcholine receptor subunit beta-type lev-1-like — MAFNIVSSIGCTQFVLLLLNYACVGVICDNSTYKTNLYVDLLTGYNSGVLPGRQYSSQLLNINMSFRIGQIQSFDEITGEFTIVGLLVVSWQDERLEWSPANYNGLAFTHFKQKEIWTPPFILGQSFDGIELIGNDEMHFNVLYTGVVNWNVPVKLSSSCDADVTYYPFDQQFCSVTLLPWGYTTNLIKINAIGSPVDATQYTESPIWDLVSATQQSVEDPVLAFTMEIKFKRKPLFFVMNFLLPTILMCFINMFAFLLPAESGERVGFCITVLLAIAVFLSIVSSALPQTSSPQMALLCYLLVVHITLSLMTLACTVCGLRFYFRSDQEQVPQWMAKLTRLVEAERSLNVSKSRVSPDISSSVKNIKPEDLEQDEDQNVITDVSWKQVSAVFDRACFVVFVVLALVCNIAFMVVLACS; from the coding sequence ATGGCGTTCAACATAGTTTCATCTATCGGATGTACACAGTTTGTACTCCTGTTGTTAAACTATGCCTGTGTTGGAGTAATATGTGATAATTCTACATATAAGACCAATCTTTACGTTGACCTCCTCACTGGGTACAACTCTGGTGTTCTCCCTGGTCGTCAGTACTCAAGTCAACTTCTCAACATCAACATGAGCTTCCGGATCGGACAAATCCAAAGTTTCGACGAAATCACTGGCGAATTCACCATTGTCGGCTTGTTGGTTGTGTCTTGGCAAGACGAGAGATTAGAATGGTCTCCAGCAAATTATAACGGCTTAGCATTTACCCATTTCAAACAGAAAGAAATTTGGACACCACCATTCATACTTGGTCAGAGTTTCGATGGCATTGAATTAATTGGCAATGACGAAATGCACTTCAATGTGCTCTACACTGGTGTTGTCAACTGGAATGTTCCCGTGAAATTATCTTCCTCGTGTGACGCCGATGTCACCTATTACCCATTTGACCAACAATTCTGCAGTGTTACCTTGTTACCATGGGGGTACACTACTAACCTTATCAAGATCAACGCTATTGGCTCACCAGTCGATGCGACGCAGTACACGGAGAGCCCAATTTGGGACCTTGTCAGCGCAACTCAGCAGTCTGTCGAAGATCCAGTTCTTGCTTTTACAATGGAAATAAAGTTCAAGAGAAAACCTTTATTTTTCGTGATGAATTTCCTACTTCCGACCATTCTTATGTGTTTCATCAATATGTTTGCTTTCCTCCTTCCAGCTGAGTCCGGTGAGCGTGTTGGCTTCTGTATAACCGTGTTGCTGGCCATCGCAGTGTTCCTGTCGATCGTGTCCAGTGCCCTGCCTCAGACGTCCTCCCCACAGATGGCACTGCTGTGCTACCTTCTAGTCGTGCATATCACACTGAGCCTAATGACACTGGCCTGCACGGTATGCGGACTGCGGTTTTACTTCAGATCCGACCAAGAGCAAGTTCCACAGTGGATGGCTAAACTGACTCGTTTAGTCGAGGCTGAACGTAGTCTTAACGTGAGCAAATCCAGGGTGTCACCAGACATTTCATCTTCTGTGAAAAATATAAAACCTGAGGATTTAGAACAGGACGAAGATCAGAATGTCATCACTGATGTGTCATGGAAGCAAGTCAGCGCCGTTTTCGACAGAGCCTGTTTTGTGGTCTTCGTTGTGTTGGCTTTGGTGTGTAACATAGCCTTTATGGTTGTTTTAGCATGCTCTTGA